Below is a genomic region from Amycolatopsis sp. 195334CR.
ACGTGGTTGCAGTCGCGGATGGTGGCGATGGCGGAACCGGCGCTCGTGGTTGTCCGCCGGAGTTCGCGCACGGCCCGGTAGGCGGCGAGCTGGCCGAACGCCTGCCTGCCGTGCACGACCACCGCCCCGGGTCGGACCTGCTCGGCTTCGGGCCGGGCACGGGGGTCGATCCGCCCGGCGCGGATCTGCTGGAGGTAGGCGGGCAGGCGCCGCACGCCGTGGGAATCGTGGCCGAGCAGATCGGACCGCACCAGCGAGGCCGCCACCCGCCGCGCGTCCACTACGGACACCCCGGCGCGGTGCAGGATGCTCGCCGCGAGGTTCTCCAGCGCGGGTGCCGCCACGCGTCGCCGTTCCGTCTGACGGAACGTCATTTCACCACCATCACCCGATGGTGGCAGAAACCCCCTGGTTTGTGAACCAGGTCACAGTGAGTGAGGAGCGCCCAGCGCCCGGGAGGCCGCCGAAGCGGCTTCGGCGACCAGGGCGGCGACGTGGTCGTCCGGCTCGGCCAGGTGGACCAGCGTCGCGGCGGAGAGGGCGCCCAGTGGTTGCCCGGTGTGGTCGTGGACCACCGCGCCCACCGCGCGCACGCCCGGTTCGTTCTCCTCGTGGTCCTCGGCGTACCCGCGAGCACGCACGGTGGCGAGTTCGGCCAGCAGTGCGTCGACCTCGGTGATGGTGTGCGAGGTCCGCGCGGCCAGGCCGGTCCGCGCGGTCAGCGCGCGCACCTCCGGATCCGGCAGGCTCGCCAGGATCGCCTTGCCGATCGACGTGCAGTGCAGCGGCAGGCTCATGCCCACCCGCGACGCCAGGTGGTACGGCTTCGCGCCCTCCAGCTTCGCCACGTACACCGCCTCGTCCCCGGACCACAGCGCCAGGTGCACCGTCCAGCCGGTGCGTTCCTGCAGCTCACGCAGCACCGGCCGGACCTGCTCGGCCACGTCGAGCCGCTGCAGGAACCGGCCGGCCAGGCTGAGCAGCCGCGGCCCGCCGACGTAGCTGCCGTGCCCGTCCGGGCGGGCGAACCCGTGGCGCACCAGGGTCTGCAGGATGCGGTGCACGGTCGGCTTCGGCAGCCCGGCGGACGCGGCGATGTCGGCGATGCGCGAGTGGTCGGCGAGCGCTTCGAGCACGCTCAGCGTTTTGTCCGCCGCCGACAGCGGAGCCTGACCTGCCATGGCACCAATGTAGGCGAGCGACGATCACCACGCCCCGCTCTCAGGGGACGGGACGTCAGCGGACCACCCGGAACCACAGTTCGTCCTCGCGGATCCGGTCCAGCCGGACGTTCGTGCCGCCCGGGTGGTCGAACAGGCGGACCCCGTCGCCGAGCAGCACAGGGACGGCGAAGACCAGGATCTCGTCCAGTTCATCGGCGGCCAGGCACTGCCGGGCCACGTCGGCGCCGAGCACGTTGACGTACTTGCCCCCGGCCGCGGCCTTCGCCAGCGCGACGGCCTTGGCCAGGTCGTCGACGAAGGTGACGCCGGGGACGGGGACCGCGGGCGCGTGGTGGGTCAGCACGAACTGCGGGCCCGACCAGCCCCCGCCGAAGGCCTCGCCCGCCTTCTCCGGGTCGTCGCGGTACGGGTCGTCACCGCCGTAGCTCCGGTTCCCGGCCAGGATCGCGCCGATCCGGGGGATCAGCTCGTCCACGGCCGGTGCCGGGCCGAGGTGCTCGGTCAGCCAGGACATGTCGCCGCCGGGACCGGCGATGAACCCGTCCAGCGACATGCTGGCCGAGTACAGGAGCTTGCTCACGGACTGCCTCCTCGTTGGTGGGCCTACCCGTGTTGTGACGCCGAGGAAACCGGAAACTCATCGGTCCACGTCCCGGGCAGCCCGAACAGCGGGAACAACGCCGGGTCGTGGAAGGCGTGGGCCTCGGCGACCAGGTCGTGCTCGACCCGCACCAGCGAGATCGCGAACGCCCGGAACTCGTCGTCGCCGGGGCGCTGGACGTAGCCCGCCACGGCGAGCTGGTGGTTGGCGGCGATCGGGTGCATCCGGAACCGGCCGACGTAGTCCGGTGAGCTGGTGTCCCAACTGGACGTCAGCGCGGCGACCACCGCGTCGCGGCCCTGGAACCACAACGGCCACGGCGGCATCGTGGTCCGCACGTCCTCGGCCAGCAGCGCGCCGACCGCGGCCAGATCGGCCCGTTCCATCGCCTCGATGTACTTGCGCAGCACGGCCCGCTCGGCTTCGGTCGGGCTCGGCCAGTCGAGCCGCCGTTCGGGCAGGTGCTCGCGCAGCGTCGCCCGTGCCCGCTGGAGCGCGCTGTTGACCGAGGCCACGCCGGTGTCGAGCTGCCGCGCGACCTGTTGGGCGGGCCAGCCGAGCAGGTCGCGCAGCAGCAACGCGGCCCGCTGGCGCGGCGGCAGGTGCTGCAACGCGGCCAGGAACGCGAGTTCGATCGTCTCGCCCGCGATGACCTCGGCGTCCGGTTCGGCGTCGACGGGCGCGGCGGGTTCCCAGAGGTGGTCGGGGAACGGTTGCAGCCACGGGATGTCCTCGCGCGGCTCCTGCGGCGTCCGCGGGTCCGACGGGCCGGTGCGGAGGTGGGGGAGGACCCGCCGGGACCGGCCCGCCAGCACGTCGAGGCAGGCGTTGGTGGCGATCTTGTACAGCCACGCGCGCGGGGTGGAGCGTCCCTCGAAGCCGTC
It encodes:
- a CDS encoding IclR family transcriptional regulator; the encoded protein is MAGQAPLSAADKTLSVLEALADHSRIADIAASAGLPKPTVHRILQTLVRHGFARPDGHGSYVGGPRLLSLAGRFLQRLDVAEQVRPVLRELQERTGWTVHLALWSGDEAVYVAKLEGAKPYHLASRVGMSLPLHCTSIGKAILASLPDPEVRALTARTGLAARTSHTITEVDALLAELATVRARGYAEDHEENEPGVRAVGAVVHDHTGQPLGALSAATLVHLAEPDDHVAALVAEAASAASRALGAPHSL
- a CDS encoding dihydrofolate reductase family protein, yielding MSKLLYSASMSLDGFIAGPGGDMSWLTEHLGPAPAVDELIPRIGAILAGNRSYGGDDPYRDDPEKAGEAFGGGWSGPQFVLTHHAPAVPVPGVTFVDDLAKAVALAKAAAGGKYVNVLGADVARQCLAADELDEILVFAVPVLLGDGVRLFDHPGGTNVRLDRIREDELWFRVVR
- a CDS encoding RNA polymerase subunit sigma-70 gives rise to the protein MDADEFAALAEQHRRELRVHCYRMLGSFDEAEDLVQETFLRAWRAIDGFEGRSTPRAWLYKIATNACLDVLAGRSRRVLPHLRTGPSDPRTPQEPREDIPWLQPFPDHLWEPAAPVDAEPDAEVIAGETIELAFLAALQHLPPRQRAALLLRDLLGWPAQQVARQLDTGVASVNSALQRARATLREHLPERRLDWPSPTEAERAVLRKYIEAMERADLAAVGALLAEDVRTTMPPWPLWFQGRDAVVAALTSSWDTSSPDYVGRFRMHPIAANHQLAVAGYVQRPGDDEFRAFAISLVRVEHDLVAEAHAFHDPALFPLFGLPGTWTDEFPVSSASQHG